In one Gemmatimonadota bacterium genomic region, the following are encoded:
- a CDS encoding potassium channel family protein, which translates to MLRKWVRRLMLAACFVVFVVSGGTIGYMLIEGQSLGDSLYMAAITVSAVGYSEIFPLSTAGRALTLSLLVAGITAIAVWFATITEALVEYDLKRALGDWSIGRELRRVNGHVIVCGAGRTGRLVAGKIRADGLRCVMIEVDEGKIRQLKEDGGGEDLYRGDATSDEVLRRAGVTRAVGLVACLTRDADSLFVCLSARTLGPEGLRIVARVRNEESVAKMKRAGADQVVSPSVSTALSLVEYLEMDVRNPNTGMKD; encoded by the coding sequence ATGCTGAGGAAGTGGGTCCGGCGACTCATGCTGGCTGCGTGCTTCGTCGTCTTCGTGGTCTCGGGGGGAACGATCGGGTACATGCTCATCGAAGGGCAGTCCCTGGGAGATTCCCTGTACATGGCGGCGATAACCGTCTCCGCAGTAGGTTACAGCGAGATTTTTCCACTTTCGACGGCTGGTCGCGCGCTCACCCTATCGCTGCTCGTGGCGGGCATCACCGCGATCGCCGTCTGGTTCGCGACCATAACCGAGGCCTTGGTTGAGTACGACCTCAAACGGGCGTTGGGCGACTGGTCCATCGGCAGGGAGCTGAGAAGAGTGAACGGTCACGTTATCGTGTGCGGCGCCGGCAGGACGGGTCGGTTGGTGGCCGGCAAGATCCGCGCGGACGGCCTTCGATGCGTGATGATCGAGGTCGACGAGGGTAAGATAAGGCAACTGAAGGAGGACGGGGGCGGAGAGGACCTTTACCGCGGCGACGCGACCTCGGACGAGGTGCTTCGGAGGGCCGGCGTGACCCGTGCCGTGGGACTCGTCGCCTGCCTGACGCGAGATGCCGATTCGCTCTTCGTCTGCCTTTCGGCTCGGACTCTGGGTCCCGAAGGCCTGCGGATAGTCGCGAGGGTTCGGAACGAGGAGTCGGTAGCCAAGATGAAGCGGGCCGGAGCCGACCAGGTGGTCAGTCCGTCGGTGAGCACCGCGCTGTCGCTGGTGGAATACCTGGAAATGGACGTCCG
- a CDS encoding HU family DNA-binding protein, whose amino-acid sequence MNKSDLAAAVAAKASISRKEAMDAVNAIFSSDDGAIVEALRNGDRVQVIGFGTFERRSRAARTGRNPATGATIEIAASQYPAFRAGKGLKDAF is encoded by the coding sequence ATGAACAAGTCCGATCTTGCCGCCGCGGTAGCCGCCAAGGCCTCCATCTCGAGAAAAGAGGCCATGGACGCCGTAAACGCGATCTTCTCCTCCGACGACGGCGCCATAGTCGAGGCGCTCCGTAACGGCGACCGCGTTCAGGTTATCGGCTTCGGCACCTTCGAGCGACGCAGCCGCGCCGCGCGCACCGGCCGGAACCCGGCCACCGGCGCGACCATCGAGATCGCGGCGTCGCAGTACCCCGCCTTCCGGGCCGGAAAAGGCCTCAAGGACGCTTTCTAG